The sequence TGCTTAGTGGCACCAAGGCACAACAGCGGCGGACGGGCTTCAACCCACCATGCTGCCTTGGTCCACTCAGATACTGCCTAGAGACAGCCAGAAGGCATCAAAGTCacggcttgaagtgttttgtgaaagtgcttATTGCTAAGTTCAAAGCGAGCAATAAAGTATTCTAGGGTGTGTTTTCCATGGAaatccttgttttttaaaaaaaaactaaacataacaaaaatggTTTCTTGATTACAGAAGCAGTTTAAACTTTGCTACTCCTCAGGAGTCTGCTTGCTACGCTGTTGCCTGACAAAACTGACATCAAATTTTAATGTAACCAAGGAGAAGCAGTACAAACCTGTCCAAATCTAAACACCATTTGGATAGATATTGAAATCTTGGCCAGGCAGCAAGTCATTTCTGTAATCTGTGCAGTCGTCTTATCATCGCACTTATCAGTTACTCTTGTGATGCTTTGGGCCATTTGTTTACCTTTAGACCCCATATGTAGCTTCATGTCTCTTCCTCAGATCCCCTCATTGCCTTGCTGTACTCTGCAGTTTGATTATCAGTGGTTTTAATATatgtttcttatttctttcaGGTGCTAATACAAAGTGGAATATCACAGGAGTAAACATGCATCTCACGAGGACATTTTTGGAGCCCAAGTGCTGACTGAATGCACTTGTGACCATGCGGGGAccatttttgcctgtgtctggaTAGTGATTTAATTTTACATTCAGGTTCAAAGTGATGCCATCAGCTCAcagacaaaataatttaatcatGGAAAGACGAACAACCGTGAATAATGTCGCTTCAGCACAACTAAGTGGAGAATCGAGTGCTTTCATCTGCGCTGAGTGTGGTGATGGATTCAGTCAGTACTCCAATGTCTTGACTCATATGGTCATTCATGGACCTTTGGAGTCATTTTCCTTTGATGGCTCATCCTATGGATTTGAAATTCCTCGGGAATATGTGCTTCAAGAAAACGGTACACTGACAGCTGTAAATGGTTTGCCCCAGTCCCATTCTTCAAATTCCCCTGTGAAACCAGTATCTCCAGGAGTATTGCCATCACATTTACCATTGCCTGTTAGGCCATTGTCTCCAACTTCGAGGTCACAGCCCTCCTTACACAAAGACGCATTCAAGCCCAGGCCATCTGACTTGAACCTGGACAAGTCACGGCACAGCCATTATCGTTGTGAAATATGTAACAGGTCATTTAACAGCCTGCAGAGTTTACATTTCCACCAGCAGTATCGAAACACGGGGAGAGGCTACAGGTGCACTTTGTGCTGCAAGACCTTTGAAGATGGACATGACCTCAAGAAACATTTACAGAACCACATCAACGAACAATTTAACTACTGTGGTCACTGTGGTAAAAGATTCCTTAGAAGGGATGCACTGAATGctcatcaaaaagaaaatcactccTTGTCGAAAGCTTTGGGAGAGACTAAGGAGGGTAAAAAAATGGAGAAAGCATATACCTGTAAGAAGTGCAAGCTGAGTTTCTTCTGGATGTCAGATTTCCAAATACACTCTGTGTATTACTGCAAGGGACAAGAGCCTGATGCTGTTTCTCTGTCTGATCTTGAAATGGAAGTGGATTCTAAGGATCCTGAAGACATGCATTTTGTAAACTGCCACAGCAATGGCACATTTGAGGATGTAAAGAATGGAGATGGTAAATTCTCAATGGACACCAACAGCGAGAGTGACTTGAAACCCACTTTCACACCATACAGATGTGGTTTATGTGGCGATCGTTTTGAGAAGTTGTCGGATCTAAAGGAACATCATCTCACACATCAAACACAGGAAGAAATTGACAGGCTTAATCAGGAATCACAAAAGATCTTCAAGCGAAGACTCCCACCTAAGGGCAGACGAAGTAATCCAAATGGAAAACTACATCCTTGCAAGCACTGTCATCGTGTCTTTAATCATTCTAGTAGTTTATCTCGGCACATGAGATACCATAAAGGTACCATGCACAATTGTACGTTTTGTGGTAGACTTTTTCCTCAGCGCTGTGACTTGAGAAGACATGTCGTCATGTACCACAAAGCTGAATTAGAAAAGAAACCAGCTTTGAAACACTTGTATACTAATCCACAAAATGGGCCTTCCTCTGATTCTGTTGATGTTGAGAAAAGCATAGACACCCCTGATGAGAACACTAAAGACTCCTCTAACAATGAACAGACATCAATGGAGAAAAGTCCAAAAGATAAGCAATCGGGAAAAGCAGTCCGAGGTAAATACAAGTGTTACGAGTGTGGAAAGAAATTTGGCCTTTTGTGTGTATACCAGCGACACTTGCGCTATCACAAGAAAGAACCCAATAAGTGTCCCCAATGTCCAGCTCAGTTTAAGAACGTGTCGTCTCTTGAGCTTCATCTTCAAAATCACCCAAACATTGAAAATGCAGATGATGGCATTGgacaaacatttcatgaaacTGGAACAGATCCTGACAAGGCTCTCGAAAAGGATAATGCAGAATACATGGAGGATGACTATGtggaccaaaaacaaactgataaaggAAATTCCTCAGACGCTCTTTACGAATGCACTTAGTGCACAAAGACATTCTCATGCTTGGACACATTTCTTCAGCACCAAATGTCTCATGGTTCAGAAACAATGGCTAAGGCATGAAAGCCAGAAAAGGTATGGGTGGACAGTGcttgtatttaaaacaaatgcccAGTTTAAAAGATAAGCAAAACTACAACGTATGCCTGTtgtggaaaacataaaaacatcatcctAAAATCCACCACAAGCTTTGGTTGCTTTTAA is a genomic window of Kryptolebias marmoratus isolate JLee-2015 linkage group LG16, ASM164957v2, whole genome shotgun sequence containing:
- the si:dkeyp-84f3.5 gene encoding zinc finger protein 721, yielding MPSAHRQNNLIMERRTTVNNVASAQLSGESSAFICAECGDGFSQYSNVLTHMVIHGPLESFSFDGSSYGFEIPREYVLQENGTLTAVNGLPQSHSSNSPVKPVSPGVLPSHLPLPVRPLSPTSRSQPSLHKDAFKPRPSDLNLDKSRHSHYRCEICNRSFNSLQSLHFHQQYRNTGRGYRCTLCCKTFEDGHDLKKHLQNHINEQFNYCGHCGKRFLRRDALNAHQKENHSLSKALGETKEGKKMEKAYTCKKCKLSFFWMSDFQIHSVYYCKGQEPDAVSLSDLEMEVDSKDPEDMHFVNCHSNGTFEDVKNGDGKFSMDTNSESDLKPTFTPYRCGLCGDRFEKLSDLKEHHLTHQTQEEIDRLNQESQKIFKRRLPPKGRRSNPNGKLHPCKHCHRVFNHSSSLSRHMRYHKGTMHNCTFCGRLFPQRCDLRRHVVMYHKAELEKKPALKHLYTNPQNGPSSDSVDVEKSIDTPDENTKDSSNNEQTSMEKSPKDKQSGKAVRGKYKCYECGKKFGLLCVYQRHLRYHKKEPNKCPQCPAQFKNVSSLELHLQNHPNIENADDGIGQTFHETGTDPDKALEKDNAEYMEDDYVDQKQTDKGNSSDALYECT